The Solibacillus sp. FSL W7-1436 genome window below encodes:
- a CDS encoding response regulator transcription factor, which yields MIERNSLEQNLDRIKYVEDQDKKIKLIIECFLMTFSIEEAMLFRYSPIDHLAEGIVSATATEYKCITSIRDDVTTIPAIFAAIQEKSAQYFESNNFHVNIPRKYIISETQNSLLVVPITFNNVVMGYFLGTHFYKTFDPQLLMEANLFSSQVGEMLFKHPSYVENNEVKLSRREFEVMKCIAFGYSSKQIAHLLEISETTIKQYIKSVMSKTNTSNRTHAVAFLFQKGILT from the coding sequence GTGATTGAAAGGAATAGTTTGGAACAAAACTTAGATAGAATCAAATACGTAGAAGACCAAGATAAAAAAATCAAATTGATTATAGAATGTTTCCTAATGACTTTTTCAATAGAAGAAGCAATGCTTTTCCGATATTCTCCCATTGATCACTTAGCGGAAGGGATTGTCTCGGCAACGGCAACTGAATATAAATGTATTACTTCTATTCGTGATGATGTAACAACGATTCCAGCCATTTTTGCAGCAATCCAAGAGAAAAGTGCACAATATTTTGAGAGTAATAATTTCCATGTAAATATTCCAAGAAAATATATTATTTCTGAAACCCAAAATTCACTGTTGGTTGTACCTATCACTTTTAATAATGTAGTGATGGGATACTTTTTGGGTACTCATTTTTATAAAACTTTTGACCCCCAACTGTTAATGGAAGCAAATTTATTTAGTAGTCAAGTAGGAGAAATGCTTTTTAAGCATCCAAGCTATGTAGAAAACAATGAAGTCAAACTATCAAGAAGAGAATTTGAAGTAATGAAATGTATTGCGTTTGGCTATAGTTCAAAACAAATTGCCCACCTGTTAGAAATTAGTGAAACAACCATCAAACAATATATTAAAAGTGTCATGTCAAAAACCAATACATCCAATCGGACACATGCAGTAGCTTTTTTATTCCAAAAGGGGATTTTAACTTAG
- a CDS encoding PTS fructose transporter subunit IIABC: MRITQLLTASTIKLNVQAVSKDQIIEELAQVLVDAGKVSDKAAYVADLQAREAQSSTGIGEGIAIPHAKSAAVSAPAIAFGRQLAGVDYDSLDGQPAKLFFMIAANEGANNDHLETLSKLATFLMDPTFNEKMMTASTKEEILAAIEEKEGVEVPEDVPVVENEPIETTTDKSILAVTACPTGIAHTFMAAEKLQTTAAQKNVAMKVETNGSGGVKNRLTAEEIADADVIIVAADTKVEMARFNGKKVIQTKVGKAIYEVDALIDRAISGDVPVYSHEGGGGASNEHSEGNGGFQFYKHLMNGVSNMLPFVVGGGILIALSFFWGINSSNPDDPSYNEFAAMLNTIGGGNAFYLMVPVLAGFIAMSIADRPGFAPGMVGGLLAITVTNDAGANSGFIGGLLAGFLAGYIVLGLKTVFEKLPAQLEGLKPVLFLPVFGIGLTGIAMMLVNPQLTKLYTGLTSFLEGLSGTNTILLGLLLGGMMAVDMGGPLNKAAYTFGIAMLASGNYNIMAAVMAGGMVPPLAVGLATTFFKNRFTKQEREAGKTAYVLGACFISEGAIPFAAADPVRVIPSFVLGSAISGALTIIFDIALRAPHGGIFVMGLVDGGLGKAALYLVAILVGSAVAAVSIGLLKKKA, encoded by the coding sequence ATGCGAATTACACAATTATTAACTGCAAGCACGATTAAATTAAACGTACAAGCAGTCTCAAAAGATCAAATTATAGAAGAATTGGCACAAGTTCTTGTAGATGCCGGCAAAGTAAGCGACAAAGCAGCATACGTTGCAGATTTACAAGCGCGCGAAGCACAAAGTTCGACAGGTATTGGAGAAGGCATAGCCATTCCACATGCAAAATCGGCAGCAGTTTCTGCACCAGCAATTGCATTTGGACGCCAATTAGCAGGTGTTGATTATGATTCATTGGATGGTCAACCAGCAAAATTGTTTTTCATGATTGCAGCAAACGAAGGTGCAAATAACGATCATTTAGAAACGTTATCAAAACTTGCAACATTTTTAATGGATCCAACTTTCAATGAAAAAATGATGACAGCTTCGACAAAAGAAGAAATTTTAGCTGCAATTGAGGAAAAGGAAGGTGTCGAGGTTCCAGAAGATGTTCCAGTAGTAGAAAATGAGCCAATAGAAACGACAACAGACAAGAGCATTTTAGCTGTAACAGCATGCCCGACAGGTATCGCACATACGTTTATGGCGGCAGAAAAGCTTCAAACAACAGCTGCACAAAAAAATGTAGCAATGAAGGTTGAGACGAATGGTTCAGGCGGTGTAAAAAATCGTCTGACAGCAGAAGAAATTGCAGATGCAGACGTAATTATCGTAGCTGCCGACACGAAAGTTGAAATGGCACGTTTTAATGGTAAAAAAGTCATTCAAACAAAAGTGGGTAAAGCAATTTACGAGGTAGATGCATTAATCGACCGTGCAATTTCCGGTGATGTGCCGGTGTATTCGCATGAAGGTGGCGGAGGCGCTTCCAATGAGCATTCAGAAGGAAATGGCGGTTTCCAATTTTATAAACACTTGATGAATGGGGTATCGAACATGCTCCCATTTGTTGTGGGTGGCGGTATTTTAATCGCACTTTCATTCTTTTGGGGCATTAACTCTTCAAATCCGGACGACCCTTCATACAATGAATTTGCAGCAATGCTTAACACAATTGGTGGCGGTAATGCATTCTACTTAATGGTTCCAGTCTTAGCAGGATTTATCGCAATGAGTATTGCTGATCGTCCAGGTTTTGCACCAGGTATGGTTGGTGGATTATTGGCCATTACAGTGACAAATGATGCAGGTGCTAACTCCGGCTTTATAGGTGGTTTACTTGCCGGTTTCTTAGCAGGTTATATTGTATTAGGTCTCAAAACAGTATTCGAAAAATTACCTGCACAGCTTGAAGGGTTAAAACCAGTTTTATTCCTTCCGGTGTTTGGAATTGGATTAACAGGTATAGCGATGATGCTAGTAAACCCTCAGCTTACGAAGTTATACACGGGGCTTACTAGTTTCCTGGAAGGTTTAAGTGGGACAAACACAATTCTTCTCGGCTTACTATTAGGAGGGATGATGGCAGTTGATATGGGTGGTCCACTCAACAAAGCCGCATATACATTTGGAATCGCGATGCTGGCAAGCGGTAACTATAATATTATGGCTGCGGTAATGGCCGGCGGTATGGTTCCACCTTTAGCAGTAGGTTTAGCCACAACATTCTTTAAAAACCGTTTTACGAAGCAAGAGCGTGAGGCAGGGAAAACGGCTTATGTTCTTGGAGCATGCTTTATATCCGAGGGGGCCATCCCGTTTGCGGCAGCAGACCCTGTTCGTGTGATTCCTTCATTTGTGCTTGGTTCTGCAATATCGGGTGCATTAACAATCATATTTGACATCGCATTACGCGCACCACATGGTGGTATTTTCGTAATGGGTCTTGTAGACGGTGGTCTAGGAAAAGCAGCACTATACTTAGTAGCTATTTTAGTAGGTTCGGCAGTAGCAGCTGTTTCGATCGGTTTGCTGAAGAAAAAAGCTTAA
- the pfkB gene encoding 1-phosphofructokinase produces the protein MIYTCTFAPAIDYTPYVDHFETGKLNRTAEVNYLPGGKGINVARVLSRFRTEVTAFGYVGGFTGVYLKQILHEQNIRTDFIETNEITRINVKIKSDVETELNGPSPKITSDMYAQLLEKVELLEKNDWFVLSGTVPTGFDLTALLNILSSKGIHLVADIAGQVLHEIVPYRPVLVKPNLEELGELFDTTLLSVDEAIPYAKQLIELGVQHVIVSLGGDGALFVSAQEVYYAAAPKGKVVNTVGAGDSVVAATLATYCETGDWQQAFRFGVAAGSATAFQLDLCKQQDVLDLVKQVIVKKI, from the coding sequence ATGATTTATACTTGTACGTTTGCACCAGCGATTGATTACACGCCTTATGTCGATCATTTCGAAACAGGGAAATTAAATCGAACAGCTGAAGTGAATTATTTACCGGGCGGCAAGGGTATTAACGTTGCACGCGTATTAAGCAGATTTCGAACAGAAGTAACGGCATTCGGTTATGTTGGTGGTTTTACAGGTGTTTACTTAAAGCAAATTTTGCATGAGCAGAACATCAGGACCGATTTCATTGAGACAAATGAAATTACGCGTATCAATGTGAAAATTAAATCGGATGTAGAGACCGAACTTAATGGTCCTTCACCGAAAATTACAAGTGATATGTACGCGCAATTATTAGAGAAGGTAGAGCTTTTGGAAAAAAATGATTGGTTTGTCCTGTCAGGCACAGTACCAACTGGTTTTGATTTAACAGCGCTACTTAATATACTTTCTAGCAAAGGGATCCACCTTGTCGCAGATATTGCAGGTCAGGTGTTGCATGAAATCGTACCGTATCGACCGGTATTGGTGAAGCCTAATTTAGAAGAGCTTGGTGAACTTTTTGATACTACTTTATTATCGGTTGATGAAGCAATTCCTTATGCAAAGCAGCTCATTGAGTTAGGGGTACAGCATGTCATCGTATCACTTGGGGGAGACGGGGCATTATTTGTAAGTGCCCAGGAAGTATATTATGCTGCTGCGCCGAAGGGAAAGGTTGTGAATACTGTAGGTGCAGGTGATTCAGTTGTAGCAGCTACACTCGCGACGTATTGTGAAACGGGGGACTGGCAGCAGGCGTTCAGGTTTGGAGTTGCAGCAGGGAGTGCAACAGCCTTTCAACTAGATTTGTGTAAGCAGCAAGATGTCTTAGATCTAGTAAAACAGGTGATTGTTAAAAAAATTTAG